A genome region from Strigops habroptila isolate Jane chromosome 12, bStrHab1.2.pri, whole genome shotgun sequence includes the following:
- the LOC115615492 gene encoding protocadherin gamma-A10-like, translating to MGAAGRRWGRRERALLWTVLVAVWDAAWGQLRYSVPEELPKGSFVGDVAKDLGLELPAVRDRGVRVVSEGRTQYFALHGKTGHLVTAERIDREQLCESVQQCVLRCEVIVEGEMKVYKIEVEITDVNDNAPSFRPAEKELRMSETTAPGSRFPLAEAHDPDSSPNSLQRYELSGDEHFSLAVQAGPDGDQRPELVLAKALDREEAAFHELVLRASDGGEPARTGTARICVAVLDANDNAPVFSQAEYTVRVPEDVPVGSVLVTVTAADSDEGLNGHVKYSLKKITDKASKILQLDSETGAVRLVQSLDFEEISSYELEVQTHDGGGLFDTAKVVITVTDVNDNAPEISVRSALSEISENVPLGTVLALLHVEDRDSGANGQVRCSIGESLPFRLEKSFEDYYRVVTSGELDREKVSEYNVTVRAVDGGSPALESSALLSLRVLDVNDNAPVFAEARYSARLAENNAAGALVLTVRAWDADWGQNARVRYRLSEGRVRGAPLSSYVSVQAETGALYALRSFDYEEVREVRLWVRAEDGGAPALSSNVSVRLEIVDENDNAPQVLYPPAAAPSSAAGAGWAGVELAPRSAEPGALVAKVVAVDADAGQNAWLSYELAKATEPGLFRVGLHSGEVRTARFPLARDAARQSLVVVVKDHGRPALSATATLTVVLAESVAELLSELGSAAAATPGEPAGSLTRWLVLAVAAVSCLFLAFLLLLLALRLRRWRRSQLLAAAGSAALRGVPASHFVGIDGVRAFLHSYSHEVSLTADSRKSQLRLSAGSCCDTLPARPPPDEPAPLLGEDSSAALCADPAAAPSPCVSSENGGEKPNVPPFLCNVVEPPKEYYFYLAGIAARITEELVSRAAEAEITAGQDPMAARCHPSRARELDLGKVGRGALGSARCLQCREEAAGAAVDRGGARGRPECCRQPRPLRRGAARSVARSLSRRPGGLRASPGYGTVLQRGGEAGGSGRER from the exons ATGGGTGCTGCGGGGAGGCGCTGGGGCCGAAGGGAGCGAGCGCTCCTGTGGACCGTCCTAGTGGCGGTGTGGGACGCGGCGTGGGGGCAGCTGCGCTACTCGGTTCCCGAGGAGCTGCCCAAGGGCTCGTTCGTGGGCGACGTGGCCAAGGacctggggctggagctgccggCGGTCCGCGACCGCGGCGTCCGAGTCGTCTCCGAAGGTAGGACGCAGTATTTCGCTCTGCACGGGAAGACGGGCCATTTGGTGACAGCGGAGAGGATAGACAGGGAGCAGCTGTGCGAGAGTGTGCAGCAATGTGTGCTGCGGTGCGAGGTGATAGTGGAGGGGGAAATGAAGGTTTACAAAATCGAAGTAGAGATCACAGACGTTAACGACAACGCCCCCAGCTTTCGaccagcagaaaaagaactgagaatGAGCGAGACGACTGCCCCAGGGTCGCGATTTCCGCTGGCCGAGGCTCACGACCCGGACTCGAGCCCCAATTCGCTGCAGCGCTACGAGCTGAGCGGCGACGAGCACTTCTCGCTGGCCGTGCAGGCGGGCCCCGACGGGGATCAGCGTCCCGAGCTGGTGCTGGCGAAGGCGCTGGACCGCGAGGAGGCGGCGTTTCACGAGCTGGTGCTGAGGGCGAGCGACGGCGGAGAGCCTGCGCGGACGGGCACGGCGCGGATCTGCGTGGCCGTGCTGGACGCCAACGACAACGCGCCCGTGTTCAGCCAGGCGGAGTACACGGTGCGTGTGCCCGAGGACGTGCCCGTGGGCTCCGTCCTCGTCACCGTCACGGCCGCCGACTCTGACGAAGGTCTGAACGGACACGTCAAATACTCGTTGAAGAAAATCACAGACAAAGCCTCAAAGATTTTGCAGCTGGACTCTGAGACGGGAGCGGTCAGGCTGGTGCAGAGCCTCGACTTTGAGGAAATCTCCTCATACGAACTGGAAGTGCAGACTCATGATGGCGGCGGTCTTTTCGACACCGCGAAAGTCGTGATCACTGTGACAGACGTCAACGACAACGCACCAGAGATTTCAGTGCGGTCGGCTTTGAGTGAAATCTCGGAGAACGTGCCGCTAGGGACGGTGTTGGCCCTACTACACGTGGAGGATCGGGACTCGGGGGCGAACGGCCAGGTGCGGTGCAGCATCGGCGAGAGCCTCCCGTTCCGCCTGGAGAAGTCCTTTGAGGACTACTATCGCGTGGTGACGTCGGGAGAGCTGGACCGCGAGAAGGTGTCGGAGTACAACGTGACGGTGCGGGCGGTGGACGGCGGGTCGCCGGCGCTGGAGAGCAGCGCGCTGTTGTCGCTGCGTGTGCTGGACGTGAACGACAACGCGCCGGTGTTCGCGGAGGCGCGCTACAGCGCCCGCCTGGCCGAGAACAACGCGGCGGGCGCGCTGGTGCTGACGGTGCGGGCGTGGGACGCGGACTGGGGGCAGAACGCGCGCGTGCGGTACCGGCTGTCGGAGGGGCGGGTGCGGGGCGCGCCGCTCTCGTCGTACGTGTCGGTGCAGGCGGAGACGGGCGCGCTGTACGCGCTGCGCTCCTTCGACTACGAGGAGGTGCGCGAGGTGCGGCTGTGGGTGCGGGCGGAGGACGGCGGCGCGCCGGCGCTGAGCAGCAACGTGTCGGTGCGACTGGAGATCGTGGACGAGAACGACAACGCGCCGCAGGTGCTGTAcccgccggcggcggcgccgTCGTCCGCGGCGGGCGCGGGCTGGGCAGGCGTGGAGCTGGCGCCGCGCTCGGCGGAGCCCGGGGCGCTGGTGGCCAAGGTGGTGGCGGTGGACGCGGACGCGGGGCAGAACGCGTGGCTGTCGTACGAGCTGGCCAAGGCGACGGAGCCGGGGCTGTTCCGCGTGGGGCTGCACAGCGGCGAGGTGCGCACGGCGCGCTTCCCGCTGGCCCGCGACGCGGCGCGGCAGagcctggtggtggtggtgaaggaCCACGGGCGGCCGGCGCTGTCGGCCACGGCCACGCTGACGGTGGTGCTGGCCGAGAGCGTGGCCGAGCTGCTCTCGGAGCtgggcagcgcggcggcggcgacgCCGGGCGAGCCGGCCGGCAGCCTCACGCGCTGGCTGGTGCTGGCCGTGGCGGCCGTGTCCTGCCTCTTCCTcgccttcctgctgctgctgctggcgctgcGCCTGCGGCGCTGGCGCCGCTCGCAGCtgctggcggcggcgggcagcgccgccTTGCGCGGCGTCCCGGCCTCGCACTTCGTGGGCATCGACGGCGTCCGCGCCTTCCTGCACTCCTACTCGCACGAGGTGTCGCTCACGGCCGACTCGCGCAAGAGCCAGCTCCGCTTGTCGGCCGGCAGCTGCTGCGACACCctcccggcccggccgccgcccgACGAGCCCGCGCCGCTGCTCGGGGAGGACTCTTCGGCTGCCCTCTGCGCGGACCCCGCCGCTGCCCCG AGCCCTTGTGTTTCTTCTGAGAATGGTGGTGAGAAGCCAAATGTACCTCCCTTCTTGTGCAATG TAGTAGAGCCACCGAAAGAGTATTATTTCTACCTGGCCGGGATCGCCGCGAGGATCACGGAGGAGCTCGTCTCGAGAGCAGCCGAGGCAGAGATCACCGCTGGCCAGGACCCGATGGCTGCTCGGTGTCACCCGTCCCGTGCCCGCGAGCTGGACCTGGGCAAAGTCGGGCGGGGAGCGCTCGGCAGCGCCCGGTGCCTGCAGTGCCGAGAGGAGGCTGCGGGCGCCGCTGTTGACCGAGGAGGAGCGAGAGGAAGGCCGGAGTGCTGCCGGCAGCCCCGCCCGCTgcggcgcggcgcggctcgCTCTGTCGCTCGCTCTCTGTCTCGGCGGCCGGGCGGTCTGCGAGCGTCCCCGGGGTACGGAACAGTGCTCCAGCGAGGCGGAGAGGCGGGCGGCAGCGGCCGGGAGCGGTGA
- the LOC115615494 gene encoding LOW QUALITY PROTEIN: protocadherin gamma-B5-like (The sequence of the model RefSeq protein was modified relative to this genomic sequence to represent the inferred CDS: deleted 1 base in 1 codon): MAGRQRQMRRPGAGRVLLPALLLCWCCRAAPERLRYAILEELGRGSLVGPLARDLGLSPAELPARKLRLSAEKQYFTMSGENGNLYVSESLDREEMCGESASCSVSFEALVQNPLNVFHIDVAIQDVNDNAPRFLRENMHLEIIESTPPAARFSLGMAYDADVGSNSLQGYELEANGYFSVEAKESPDGSKFAELVLRRALDREREQSLRLVLTAVDGGDPPRSGTAQLCINVTDANDNAPVFAQERYRVSLREDALPGSTVLNVSASDADAGSNARITYGFGETPAKVLQKFVVVAESGRITLQESLDFEDTRSYTLLVEARDGGGLLAHCKVEVEVLDVNDNAPDITVLSVSSPVPEDAPAGTVVALVNVKDPDSGENGQVWCELSGEAPLSLVASSGGSYKVVTASLLDRQQASEHRVTVVARDRGSPALSSSTALVLEVSDVNDNAPVFEEAAYSAYVAENNAAGSLVLRVSARDADAGATGRVSYSLEGDSAGAAPYVSVEAQSGAVYAQRSFDYEQCREFAMVVRAQDGGSPAWSSTATVRVFVLDSNDNAPRFLWPAMAGSGTNPGGALASSPFEVVPRSAEAGYLVAKVVAVDADAGRNAWLSYELVQAPEPALFRVGLHSGEVRTARAVSERDAAKQRLVAVVKDHGQPALSATATLHVVLAESLQEALPELSERAAGAESAAELQFSLVLALALLSALFLLSVALAALARGRRAGPPAVLRCLGAQRFSGAGAAFPADFCEGTLPYSYNLCVAPGRAVAEASWPPPPVPILPAEQLLGVEPCGKRNPSSSAGAGEPPAEPDAPQVGKPAL; the protein is encoded by the exons ATGGcgggcaggcagaggcagatgCGGCGGCCAGGGGCCGGGCGAGTGCTGCTGCCcgctttgctgctgtgctggtgctgccggGCGGCGCCGGAGCGGCTCCGCTACGCCATCCTCgaggagctgggcagaggctcGCTGGTGGGGCCGCTGGCGCGGGACCTGGGGCTGAGCCCGGCGGAGCTGCCGGCACGCAAGCTGCGGCTGAGCGCCGAGAAGCAATACTTTACCATGAGCGGGGAGAACGGGAACCTGTACGTGAGCGAGAGCCTGGACCGGGAGGAGATGTGCGGCGAGTCGGCGTCCTGCTCCGTCAGCTTCGAGGCTCTAGTGCAGAACCCGCTCAACGTTTTCCACATCGACGTGGCCATCCAGGACGTGAACGACAACGCGCCGCGGTTTCTTAGAGAAAACATGCACttagaaatcatagaatcaacacCTCCTGCTGCCCGTTTTTCCTTGGGCATGGCATACGACGCAGACGTCGGCAGCAACTCGCTGCAAGGCTACGAGCTGGAGGCCAACGGGTACTTCTCAGTGGAGGCGAAGGAGAGCCCGGACGGCAGCAAGTTCGCGGAGCTGGTGCTGCGCCGGGCGCTGGACCGGGAGCGAGAGCAGAGCCTGCGGCTAGTGCTGACGGCGGTGGACGGCGGAGACCCGCCCCGGAGCGGCACCGCCCAGCTCTGCATCAACGTCACAGACGCCAACGACAACGCCCCCGTGTTCGCGCAGGAGCGGTACCGCGTGAGCCTGCGGGAGGACGCGCTGCCGGGCTCGACGGTGCTGAACGTGTCCGCCTCCGACGCCGACGCTGGCAGCAACGCCCGCATCACCTACGGCTTCGGGGAAACGCCGGCCAAGGTGCTTCAGAAGTTTGTGGTGGTTGCGGAGAGCGGGAGGATCACGCTGCAGGAGTCGCTGGACTTCGAGGACACACGTAGCTACACGCTGCTGGTGGAAGCAAGGGACGGGGGCGGTCTCTTGGCGCACTGCAAGGTGGAGGTGGAGGTGCTGGACGTGAACGACAACGCGCCCGATATCACGGTGCTGTCGGTATCGAGCCCCGTGCCCGAGGACGCGCCGGCCGGCACGGTGGTGGCCCTGGTGAACGTGAAGGACCCGGACTCCGGGGAGAACGGTCAGGTGTGGTGCGAGCTGTCGGGCGAGGCGCCGCTGTCGCTGGTGGCGTCGTCGGGCGGCTCGTACAAGGTGGTGACGGCGAGCTTGCTGGACCGGCAGCAGGCGTCGGAGCACCGGGTGACGGTGGTGGCGAGGGACCGGGGCAGCCCGGCGCTGTCGAGCAGCACGGCGCTGGTGCTGGAGGTGTCGGACGTGAACGACAACGCGCCGGTGTTCGAGGAGGCCGCCTACAGCGCGTACGTGGCGGAGAACAACGCGGCGGGCTCACTGGTGCTTCGAGTGAGCGCGCGTGACGCGGACGCGGGCGCT ACGGGCCGCGTGAGCTACTCGTTGGAGGGCGACAGCGCGGGCGCGGCGCCGTACGTGTCTGTGGAGGCGCAGAGCGGCGCGGTGTACGCGCAGCGCTCCTTCGACTACGAGCAGTGCCGCGAGTTCGCCATGGTGGTGCGGGCGCAAGACGGCGGGTCGCCGGCGTGGAGCTCGACGGCGACGGTGCGCGTCTTCGTGTTGGACAGCAACGACAACGCGCCGCGGTTCCTGTGGCCGGCGATGGCAGGCTCGGGGACAAACCCGGGAGGTGCCCTGGCCTCGTCCCCATTCGAAGTGGTGCCGCGGTCGGCAGAGGCCGGGTACCTGGTGGCCAAGGTGGTGGCGGTGGACGCGGATGCGGGGCGCAACGCGTGGCTGTCATACGAGCTGGTGCAGGCGCCGGAGCCGGCGCTGTTCCGCGTGGGGCTGCACAGCGGCGAGGTGCGCACGGCGCGGGCCGTGTCGGAGAGGGACGCGGCGAAGCAGCGGCTCGTGGCCGTGGTGAAGGACCACGGGCAGCCGGCGCTGTCGGCCACGGCCACGCTGCACGTGGTGCTGGCCGAGAGCTTGCAGGAGGCGCTGCCGGAGCTGAGCGAGCGGGCGGCGGGCGCCGAGTCGGCGGCGGAGCTGCAGTTCTCCCTCGTGCTGGCGCTGGCGCTCCTGTCCGCGCTCTTCCTGCTGAGCGTGGCGCTGGCCGCGCTGGCAAGGGGCCGCCGTGCCGGGCCGCCCGCCGTGCTGCGCTGCCTGGGCGCTCAGCGCTTCTCCGGGGCGGGCGCCGCCTTCCCGGCCGACTTCTGCGAGGGCACCTTGCCCTACTCCTACAACCTGTGCGTGGCGCCGGGTCGCGCTGTCGCCGAGGCCTCTTGGCCGCCTCCGCCGGTGCCCATCCTGCCCGCGGAGCAGCTTCTCGGCGTGGAGCCCTGTGGGAAGAGGAACCCGAGCAGCAGCGCCGGCGCGGGAGAGCCGCCCGCGGAGCCCGACGCACCGCAAGTAGGTAAACCCGCTTTATGA
- the LOC116915280 gene encoding putative GPI-anchored protein pfl2, producing MPTKCEAGTPRKAALPAAASSCERRHRRRRSASSSSRKARKRQDTAATASTSQRVRLPAGSPGAAAAALPSSESSSATLSASTTVSVAVADSAGRPWSFTTTTKLCRAASRASGKRAVRTSPLCSPTRNSPGSVALASSYDSHAFCPASASTATTLATSAPGSAERGASSTPAQPAPAADDGAAAGGYSTCGALSFSSTISSRTDTLLLSAGAPPSSARTHSRTSRTSS from the coding sequence ATGCCCACGAAGTGCGAGGCCGGGACGCCGCGCAAggcggcgctgcccgccgccgccagcaGCTGCGAGCGGCGCCACCGCCGCAGGCgcagcgccagcagcagcagcaggaaggcgAGGAAGAGGCAGGACACGGCCGCCACGGCCAGCACCAGCCAGCGCGTGAGGCTGCCGGCCGGCtcgcccggcgccgccgccgccgcgctgcccaGCTCCGAGAGCAGCTCGGCCACGCTCTCGGCCAGCACCACCGTCAGCGTGGCCGTGGCCGACAGCGCCGGCCGCCCGTGGtccttcaccaccaccaccaagctCTGCCGCGCCGCGTCGCGAGCCAGCGGGAAGCGCGCCGTGCGCACCTCGCCGCTGTGCAGCCCCACGCGGAACAGCCCCGGCTCCGTCGCCTTGGCCAGCTCGTACGACAGCCACGCGTTCTGCCCCGCGTCCGCGTCCACCGCCACCACCTTGGCCACCAGCGCCCCGGGCTCCGCCGAGCGCGGCGCCAGCTCCACGCCCGCCCAGCCCGCGCCCGCCGCGGACGAcggcgccgccgccggcgggTACAGCACCTGCGGCGCGTTGTCGTTCTCGTCCACGATCTCCAGCCGCACCGACACGTTGCTGCTCAGCGCCGGCGCGCCGCCGTCCTCCGCCCGCACCCACAGCCGCACCTCGCGCACCTCCTCGTAG